A region of the Deltaproteobacteria bacterium genome:
AGCACTTACCAGAAAGGCGATATGGGTCAGCCCGGTCTGGTTTTGCGGCCTGGGAGATGCCGTCTCCTTGTGGCGATAATCGGTCAGCTCGATACGAACGGCCCCTTTTTTAAGCACCACCACCTCCAAATCGGCATCCGGCACACCACTGATACGCGTGGGCAGCTCCCCGGCGTGTCGGGCCCGATAATCCACCTCCAGGCCCATGATTTCAGTGTAAAAGGCCATAGAGGCTTTCAAGTCCTCCACGGCAATAGCTACGTGTAAAAACTCTTTGATCATAAGAACCCTGCAATGGTCATCTGTGCATTTATCCTAATGTTGACGATTATGTAAAAACTCGTCATTCCCGCGCAGGCGGGAATCCAGGGCAACTGTAACCAATTATAAACACTGGATTCCGACTTTCGTCGGAATGACAAAATGCGGGTTTCGGCGACTTCTTACGAACCCATCAATGTTGATACGGTAACAGGTTACCGGCCCCTGACCCCCGATCGGGTAATTTTTCTTGAAACAGGCATCTTGCAACTTTATTTTCAAAGCTTAATCTTCCCTCGTAACTCGTAACTCGTAACCCGTAACCCGCAACGACGATACGCCCATCTATCCCCAATGCCTGCTCTGGAAGCGGGCCACCTTTTCATAAAGTCCGCTGCCGATCATCAGCCTCACCGCCTCGATGAAAATTTCATATTGTTCGGCGTGCAGGGCCGCCCGGGAGGGGTCGGGTTCCAGGTGAGCGGAGGGATGGACCATGGCCGCCACCCCTTCCTCCACTGAAGCGAAGACACCGCAGCCCACCGCACCCAGGATGGCCGCGCCCAGGGCGGTGCACTCGCCCTCGGCCAGAGTCTCCACCCGGCGATTATAAATGTCGGCCTGGATCTGGTTCCAGACGGCAGACTTGGCTCCCCCACCGGTCAGGCGCAACACGTCGAAGGGACGTCCCAGCACCTGCTCCATGGCCGCCACGCTCATCTTAACGGCCAGGGTCACTCCCTCCAGGACGCCGCGGGCCATGTCCTTGCGGTCGTGGAACAGGCTCTGGCCCAGATTCACCCCCCGGGCAAAATCGTGGTAATGGGGGGTGAGGATGCCGTAGAGGTAGGGCAGGTAGAAATAGCCTTTGGCCCCGGGCGGCGACTGGGACGCCTCCAGGGTGATCAGGTCGTAGACGTCCATTCCCAAGGAATCGGCCGCCGCTCTCTCGGGTTGGCCGTAAATGTCGCGCCACCACTTGAGACTGCTGCCGGCCGTGGCGTAAAGCCCTTCCATGTCCCATTTACCGGGAATACCTGAACCGCCTATGAGCACCTGCCGGCCGGGATCGGATTTGCGCGAGTCGATGTGAGCCACCATAACCATGGAAGTGCCGATGGTGATCTCGGCCATACCCTCGCGAATAATACCCGCCCCCACTGCGGCGCATTGCTGATCACCGGCCCCGATGGCCAGGGGAGTACCCGGGGCCAGGCCGGTGGCCTCGGCGGCCGAAGCCGATAAAGTTCCCACCTGGCGAGCGGGGGCGCCGATCCTGGGCAGTTTTTCCAGGGGCAGGCCGATCCGCTGACACAATTCTCGGGACCAGTCGAGTGTATCCACCTCCATCAGACCGTCCAGGGTGCGCGAGGCCGGGTCTGTGGTCAGCTCCTCGGCCCCTAAAAGGCGCAGAAAATATTCCTGGCCATTGAGCAGCAAATGCACCCGGTCAAACAGGGCCGGTTGGTGATCGATGAGCCACTTGATCTTGGGATAGGCCCAGATGGCCGTAGGGGTGGCCCCGGTGATGGCGGCATAGCGTTCCGGCCCGATGTTGGCCTTGATCCATTCCACCTCGGCCCCGGCGCGCATGTCGCTGTGCACGACCGAGTTCATCAGAGGCTTGATCTCCCTGTCTACCGGGATGAAGGTCCCCCGCTGACTGGAGAGCCCCAGGGAAGCAATGGCTTCCGGCTTTACCCCGGAGGCAGCCATGGCGGCGCGCAAGGCCGCACAGACCTCTGGCCACATGACGGTCACGTCCTGCTCCATCCAGCCGGGATAGGGAAAAAGGCAAGGGTATTCACGATAACCCAGGCCCAAAACTTTGCCTGACCTATCTACGATCAAGGCCTTGACCCCGGTGGTCCCGATGTCCAGGCCGGCGACGATGTCCTTGCTTTTCATAGCCCTTTGGGTCCTTTCTTCATCCTGCCAGGTCTTCATTCTTCAAAGCGTCCAGCTCGTCGAATATCTGGCGCAATGGGCCATCCAGAATTCGCTGGCGAGTCTGATAAATCTTCTGATAAGCCAGGCCCTGTGCGGTGCGAGGCCGGTAGCGGTCCTTTTCGGCGGCCCATCGGCCGGCGGCTGCCGCCAAATCGGGGATGTCTCCCACGCCATGGGCAGCCAGAAGGGCATCGCCCAGCACCGCGCCCTCTCCGCGCTCCAGAGTCAGGTAGTCGGCTCCCAGCATATCGGCCTTCATCTGATTCCAAACCGCGCTCCTGGCCCCGCCGCCGGTGCCCACAACTTCCTTGACCTCTATTGCCTGGCCCCGGAACATCCGGACCCACCCCAGATATTCAAAGCAGATTCCCTCCAACATGGCCCGCCAAAGGCTGCCCGCTCCTGAGGCGCCGGTCAGC
Encoded here:
- a CDS encoding VOC family protein, translating into MIKEFLHVAIAVEDLKASMAFYTEIMGLEVDYRARHAGELPTRISGVPDADLEVVVLKKGAVRIELTDYRHKETASPRPQNQTGLTHIAFLVSAIDSEFERISALGYRFNSPPLQSRPGGPKVCYFHGPDSVVIELYQSAPTH
- a CDS encoding xylulose kinase, with protein sequence MKTWQDEERTQRAMKSKDIVAGLDIGTTGVKALIVDRSGKVLGLGYREYPCLFPYPGWMEQDVTVMWPEVCAALRAAMAASGVKPEAIASLGLSSQRGTFIPVDREIKPLMNSVVHSDMRAGAEVEWIKANIGPERYAAITGATPTAIWAYPKIKWLIDHQPALFDRVHLLLNGQEYFLRLLGAEELTTDPASRTLDGLMEVDTLDWSRELCQRIGLPLEKLPRIGAPARQVGTLSASAAEATGLAPGTPLAIGAGDQQCAAVGAGIIREGMAEITIGTSMVMVAHIDSRKSDPGRQVLIGGSGIPGKWDMEGLYATAGSSLKWWRDIYGQPERAAADSLGMDVYDLITLEASQSPPGAKGYFYLPYLYGILTPHYHDFARGVNLGQSLFHDRKDMARGVLEGVTLAVKMSVAAMEQVLGRPFDVLRLTGGGAKSAVWNQIQADIYNRRVETLAEGECTALGAAILGAVGCGVFASVEEGVAAMVHPSAHLEPDPSRAALHAEQYEIFIEAVRLMIGSGLYEKVARFQSRHWG